In Pan paniscus chromosome 15, NHGRI_mPanPan1-v2.0_pri, whole genome shotgun sequence, the sequence ggaggaggaggaaggaggaggaggaggaggaaagaggaggaaggaggaggaggaaggaggaggaggaggaaggaggaggaggaggaggaaggaggaggagaacaagaaggaggaggaggaggaggaaggaggaggaggaggaaggaggaggaggaggaaggaggaggaggaggaaggaggacgaggaggaggaggaaagaggaggaggaggaggaaggaggaggaggaggaaagaggaggaggaggaggaaggaggaggagaacaagaaggaggaggaggaggaaggaggaggaggaaggaggaggaggaggaggaaagaggaggaaggaggaggaggaaggaggaggaggaggaaggaggaggaggaggaaggaggaggaggaggaaggaggaggaggaggaggaaggaggacgaggaggaggaggaggaaagaggaggaggaggaggaaggaggaggaggaggaaagaggaggaggaggaggaaggaggaggaggaggaggaaggaggaggaggaggaaggaggaggaggaggaggaaggaggaggagaacaagaaggaggaggaggaggaaggaggaggaggaggaaggaggaggaggaaggaggagaagaagaagaaggaggaggaggaggagatccTACAGCACTGTTTGGAGGATTATGGGAAAATTAGGCCCACACATCTGATATACAATCGGCACATCctacaaatgtaaaatatgtgtCTTGAACCAGAAAGCCCAAGGAGTGAGGGGCtgtggcattgagtggggtagcTATACATAGCCCTAGGGCTTAAATCTATAGAATTTAAGTAATCCTGGTCCAAATTCACCAGAAACATTGCCTAGACTTTACTTGAATACCTTTAGTGACAGGGAACTAACTACTACCAAAGGCAACTAACTCAGCTCAGCAAACATTCAGTGATAGCTGCGCTTCCCCAGGACCAGAGATTCAGATAAGCAAACACCCTGTTCTGTGCTCAAGGGACTGATGGTGTGTGACAATCGAGATAGTGTGAAGAAAAAGGACAgcatatgtgtgtctctgtgcatgcatgtgcaaaCACTGACACTGCAGTATGTATTCAAAGGAAGCCACTACAATGGTGAGGCCCACCTGGCACCAGAATGAACAGATTTAAGAAAGCTAGTCACCGCAGACGGTCACAGCTGGAAGGATTTTACAAAATAATCTATCTTATCATCCTCCTTTGCCctagagatggggaaactgaggcccaaagagtgAAAGCCACCTGCTCAAAGGCATATTGTTGagtctaataataaaaataacaatagcaataGCAACACTGAAGGCAGCTGTCCCAGATGGACGCTGGCTCCATGCCAGCCCCTGGGCTAGGCATCTGGTGGCACTACCTCATTTCACTGCCATAACAACTGGGTCCCCCATCTTGCAGATGAGGAAGCCcaggttcagagaggtgaagtggggGGCTGGGGGTCTATCCCAGACCTTGTTGTCACCTCCTCACTCTCCCAGTAGCACCAGCCAGAGCACCTGTCTTGGGAGGCCCGAGGCAGGGACAGGCTATGCATCCAGGAAGCCCCCAGGCTCTAAGGAGGCGGCCCTATAACTGCTGGATGACCAAAAATCAGGCAGCGATCCCTAAGTCCCTTCTGagccccaggctccaggctccTCCAACCAGGTCTGCCTTACGCTTTTGACCACAATCAACCCGGCTCTTTCTCGGTTCTTTTCATCTCTCTGGTGGTTTTGTATGCAGAGTCACCCAGGTCCCCACTTACGAGCCTGTGAGATGGGATAAATCACTTCCCtttgctgagcctcagttccttcaCCTGTAAATGGGCATAACAAGTTCCTCCAGGACAATCGTGAGGCTCAGGGAAAGGACTGTCGTGCAAACCCACCATGGCATTAGCTGTCAAGTGCAGTGCCCGCTGCCACTAAGGAATGAGTGCCACTCTGGGATTGTGGAAAGTGCAGAGGGGCAGGGTTGAGATGCTCGTGCATAACTTTGGACAGGTCACCTCCCTCTCAGAGGTTTAGTTTCCTTACTTGTTAAGCTTGGACTAAAAATATCTAAATGGTGAGATTTTTCCAACTTCTTTGGCTCTAGCATGTCTGTGGTCCTCGATGGTTTACAAAGCGCTTTTGCACTTGAGACCCCTAAGTGCTAATTCTACCACATCCCCATCCACTTCATAGTGGGATGACCTTAGCCAAGTCTCTTCACCTAAACTTCCGTAAGCCCCTCGCTGGAATTTGagcctgttttgcttttttaaagtgaGGGCAATGCTACTGGCCCCACCCATCTTACAGGACAAAGGAAGCCCAAGGACATGAGAGCGTTCTGAGCTGCATCCCAGGCCCTGCTCTGCCACTGACTCGCTGAGGCTgggtttccccatctgcaaaataagGACATAAAAACCCAtctagagctgggcatggtgtctcatgcctgtaatcccagcactttgggagtccaaggcaggcagatcacttgaggtcaagagttcgagaccagcctggccaacatggtgaaaccccatctctactaaaaatacaaaatattcaccaggtatggtagctcatgcctgtaatcccagctactaggaaggctgaggcaggagaattgcttgaacccaggggatggaggttgcagtgagccaagatcacgccactgcactccagtctgggtgacagagtgagaccccatttcaaaacaaacaaacaaacaaaccaaaacagaaaaaacccATCTAGAgtgttgtggggattaaatgagttaatatctgTGAAGTGCTTTGAACAGAGCTGgcacggccgggcacggtggctcacgcctataatcacagcgctttgggaggccgaggcagggatcacttgagcctaggagttcaagaccagcctgatcaacatggcaagaccctgtctctactaaaaatacaaaaattagcagggcgtggtagcatgctcctgtaatcccagctactcagaaggctgaggcaggagaatcgcttgaacccaggaggcggaagatgcagtgagccaagattgcgccattgcactccagcctcggtgacagagcgagactctgcctcaaaaaacaagaaCCAAAAACCCCTTAAGAGAAATGGGGTTTTCtcttatgagaaaaataaatatccccGGTGTTTCCTCTGACTTGCCCAGGGCTGCACAGCTcacaggggaggggtggggaccgGGACCTGGCACTTGGGCTCCTGCTGCTCTGCCCTATGACCTTGGGGACTTCTGGAGAAGGGTGGGCTTCTCTGGGCTGACAGAGGAGACAGAGGCgatggtgtgctggtaaatggtTAACAACGGGCTCTCTGGAAAAAAATGCCCTAactgtagcaaaaaaaaaagagactagaaCGGGCACATTGCAGATGATATAGGCATTTGCTGTCAatatcagcatcagcatcattaCTTgtcctttcaacaaatatttcctgagccCCTGTCataggccaggcccagtgctAAGAGGTGGGGACACAGTGGAGGGAAGACAGAAAGTTAAGTGTGCTGTTTCCATAAAGTGTGCTGACAGCCATATAGGAGCACTGGGGCTGGGGTGTCTCTATGGTGCCTGGGAGGGTCTCCTAGAGAAGGTGACATCAAGCAGGttctgaaggatgagtaggagttggAAGGAGTTGGAAGAGCTCCTGCCCTTTATGGAGCAGGAGAGGGAGGTGGTCCAGGGAACTTTCTGGCCGACCAGGCCTAGAGccaattgcagtgagccattgtgACATTGGACTTGAAATTGGTCACTGCGAGAGTGTTTATACCATAGAAATTTGCAAATGCTACAGTTAGGGCATTTTTTTCCCGAGAGCCCGTTGTTAACCACTTACCAGCACACCATTGCCTCTGTCTCCTCTGTCAGCCCAGGGAAGCGCACCCTTGTCCAGAAGTCCCCAAGGGCATAGGGCAGAGCAGCAGGAGCCCAAGTACCAggtcccagcccccacccctcccctgagAGTTGTGTGGTCCTGGGCAAGTCAGAGGAAATGCCGggggtatttatttttaaaagtgtctatCAGGACTCTACACTATGCCAGGGGTCTCAAAGGTGAAAGAGGCATGAGTTTGTCCCTCAAGCAGCTCAGGAGGAGGTTTCCTAGGCACGAGCTTATCCACACCATGACACATAGACCCTGAAGTGTTTTAAATCaattacaaaaagcaaaaatacaaggAAGCTGACAGATCTTTACTTTGGGAGAAGTGGAGGCTTGGGAACAAATGAGATCATCAAGGTCTTTTTGTCCGTTTTCTAAGGAGTTGGGGTCATTGGCTGAGATCCTGCAGATCTGGAGGTACCAACATGAGACGCCGAGGGCCACctcctctgcccctccctccccaccccctttaAGGCCCTCTCTGGAATCCATCCCTTTTCCTCCATCTCCCCAGACCTGGCTGAGGCCTCCATCGTGCCTCTGGTCTGGTGCCTCAGCCCCCTCGCTTcctgcttccagattttgccaaCTGCCCCCCACCTTTGACCATGTCCAGGCATCCTGGCACAAAAGCCAAGATGAGATCTATACTTGAGAGCGTATATGAGAGGGATGCAACTGAGGCTACCTGGAGTGCATGGACACAGCCATGGCCTCAGGTCATCATCTCCCCCATGAAGCCTCCCACACCTCCTGTCCCCATCTTGGGCACACTTCCCACCACCTGGGAGACCCCTGAGGACAGGCACCATCTGTCCTTCACCACTATATCCCCCTATAAAGAGAGATAATGCAGTGAGGTGCcggggttcaaatcccaactccacccatcaccagctgtgtgactctggacaAGTCACCTCACTGCTCTATTCCtccaatttttataaaattgggaTAGTACCAGTGCCTGCATCTAAAATGGGTGTGGATTACATGAATTGTTTCATGGAAAGTGCTTAGAACATTGCTTGGCATTCATAGTAAGCCTCCAAAAACTGAAGCTATTATTATTCCCTGGTTGCTGGCCCAGAGTAAGCACTCataaatttgttgaatgaatgcaatGTAAACAGGGAAATGCTCTGTAAATGCTGGTGCAAGCTCGTCAGCTTCGTTGTCGTCATCAGCATTGTCCTGATGCTATTCATGGTGGGTGTCCTGTCTGGAGCCCTGCTGGCTGTAGACCACCAATGTGGGCACAGTCCTAGCCCCTCGCTCAAGTAGGGTACGTGAGGACTCAGGAGACGTCAACAGACATTCACAATATTTACACTGGGACCTTGGGACCAGTGTGGTTGAGTAGACACCCGGAGGACAGAGTTCTGAGTTTATTTGGGAGGGGTTGCCGGGGAGAGTCAGCTGTCtggaaaggcttcctggaggaggaagatTTGCTAGAGGTGCTTGAGTGGTTGGTGCAAGGGGGCTTGTGGGGAACCAGAGCGTCCTGGTGTTCAGAGCAGCAAGGAAGAGGCTGGGTAAGGACAAAGGACATTGGGAGAGACAGAAAGCCTGACTCTAGAAAGAAGGGGCCAAGGTcactggagaggagagagaggaaggattaAGGACGATTGAGTGGGTCATAGGGGTTGAGGGCTCTGTGTAGCGAAAACAGTTTCCCACTCAATCCTTTCGATGCCACTGTGATtaaatgtgtgggtttatttcctCAGAAATTGTCttacaattccattcaattctgacATTATCTGCCCAGAGGCAGCACAGGATAagagctcagtcccacaagactgctgCCACTTCAGAACCCATCGCAAGTCTCAAGTGGCCTGCacttctgaccaaccagctgTAAGGCagggttcccacaaccccctccaCAGGTTCAGTAATTTGCTAGGATGGCTCACAGCATCAGGGAAACATTTACTTACATTACTGACTTATAATAAAAGACACCACTCAGCCACAGCCAGGTGGAAGAGGGGCACAGACCCACACGTGGGGCAGGGGCCTGGAGCTCCGGTGCTGTCTCTGGGGGCACCACCACCTCAGCACCTCCCTGTGTTCACCAACTCGGAAGCTCTCCCAATCCTGTCTTTTAGGGATTCTGATGGAGGCTTCATCATATAGGCATGATGGATAATAAAttcaatctccagcccctcttcccttcctGGAGGATGTGGGGTGAAAGTTCCAAGCTTCATATCATGGCCTGGTCATTCTGATGACAGCCCCCATCCTGAGCCTATCCAGCCACCaccaagagtcacctcattagagTCACAAAAGATGCGCCTATCATCTAGAAATGTCAAGGGAGTTAGGAGCTCCGTGTCaaagaccaaatatgtatttcctaATATATCACGATATCACAGGTTGTGAGAAGAATGCAATCAATGGTCAAACTCCAGAGCTGCACACTCTCCAATATGGCAGTGACCAGCCACATGCAGTCACCAAGCACTTGAAAGGTGGCTGCTTCAAACTGGTATGCTAAGTGTAAATACACACTAGATTTTGAAGAGTtagcaggaaaaaataataatataaaataacgaCTTTTTGTATTGATTAcgtattaaaataatgttttggatATATTTGATTATATCTCATATATAACCAAAATTGATTTCACCtgtgtctttttactttttttaatgtggctactagaaaatttgaaGTTACTTCTGTGGCTAACTTTATAGTTCTACTGGGCATCACCGACCGCTCTAGGCTATGGAAAATTCTGTAGAACAAACAACTGGAAGTTGGAAGAAAAGACAGTAAGAAATAGCAAGGCAGGGTGTGCTGTTGGGAGTTGCTTGGAGGTTGGCGGCGCAGGGCTGAAGGCTAGCAAACTGAGCGATCATGTCACACAAACAAATTCACTATTCGGACAGATACGACGACGACGAGTTTGAGTATCGACATGTCATGCTGCCCAAGGACATAGCCAAGCTGGTCCCTAAAACCCATTTGATGTCTGAATCTGAATGGAGGAATCTTGGCATTCAGCAGAGTCAGGGATGGGTCCATTATATGATCCATGAATCAGAACCTCACATCTTGCTGTTCCGGCGCCCACGACCCAAGAAGCCAAAGAAATGAAGCTGGCGAGCTACTTTTCAGACTCAAGCTTTACACAGCTGTCCTTACTTCCTAACATCTTTCTGACAACATTATTATGTTGCCTTCTTGTTTCTCACTTTGATATTTAAAAGATGTTCAATACACTGTTTGAATGTGCTGGTAACTGCTTTGCTTCTTGAGTAGAGCCACCACCACCGTAGCCCAGCCAGATGAGTGCTCTGTGGACCCACGGCCTCAGCTGAGTGTGACCCTAGAAGGCACAATGTGCTCTGTATCCAGAACACACTTGGCAGATGGAGGAAGCATCTGAGTTTGAGACCATGGCTGTTACAGGGATCATGTAAacctgctgtttttgttttttcctgcctGGTGTTGTATATAAGGTGACTTGTGGATTTATGTTTCAGCGTACTGgaaactttccattttattcaagaAATCTGTTCATGTTAAAAGCCTTGATTAACGAGGAAGTTtttataatctaaaaaaaaaaaagaaatagcagggAAGGCTGTAGGTGAAAAGAAACTTAAGAGACCTATCAAACAACCCAATGTGTAAAGTCATTTGCATTCTGATTCAAGAAAACCAGCTGTGAAGAAAGTAGCGTGAAATTCATATGATTGAAACTTGTAATACTTCCTGGATAGTTGATGCCATTAAGGAATTATTGTCAGTCTCTTCGAGATGTGATAATGGTTGTCTAGTtatgctttctgaaataagagtCCTTAGCTTTTAGAGAAGAAtagtgaaatatttacagatgaaatgacAGACATGCAGGATTTACTGCAAATATTACAGGAGGGGTAGGGTAGGTTTGGGCACAGAGAAAAAGATTGGCTGCGAGTTGGTAATTACTGAAGCTGGGTGAAGTATGTGGAGTTTCATTATGCTAGTCTATCTACTTGTGGGTATATtccaaattttccataataaaaagttaaaaagcaaaaaaaaagaaccatcatCTCCACCTGAGGCTCTGGCCCAGACTGCTTATGTTCAAATCTCAACTCTAGTCTTGCTAGCTGTGCCTCTGtttgctcatctgcaaaatggggatgataatattaGTCCTACATTGCAGGGGTTTCTCTGTAATGTGcttaaaaatgtggaaacaatataaatgaaatgaagatatGTTGCAGGCACTTTGCACATTGTCACGGTGCTCCCAGTGCCTTGTTCCAGGGAGGTTATCCTTATTTACCAAGAGGTTAAGTCACCTGCCCTAGGTCATCCAGTCAGTGGAGGCAAAGCCAAGACATGTCCCGAGTTCATCTGACTTCTGAGTTCAGGCATGACCTGAATGTTCTTGCCTCGGGCTCAGGGCTCAACATTTCCTGTCTTCTCTGCTTCTCCAGTCCTGAGAGATTCTGGGCCCGTTTCCCTGCAGATCAGCTCTAAGGAACATGCTTTTCTCCTGCTCCTTTCTAGAAAAGGCGTAACATTGGCAGAACCAGGAACTCTGGAATTCTGAAGGTTGACTCCCTCAATTCCAAGGGGCTCCACCTCCTGAGCGGAATTGGATAGAAGACAAAGGTCACATGGCTAGGGTGAGGCTTTGAGATGGGCGAGACTGTGAGCAGGACTGACAGGTCAGGGCCAGGACCCAGGATCTTCAGAAGCCACAGGGAGCAAGGCAGGGAGCAGCCTCCTTTGTGCCACACCCAGTGAAGGGGAACTTGCTAAGACAGATTTGTTCCTCCCATCTCCAGAAGAGCCGTTGGATGCCAATGGGTGAGGAGCTGAACCTCTGCAGACTCAGTGTGCTGATCCCATTGCCTCTGCTTGCATGCCTCTCAGGATGGGGAGTTCACTGCATCCCCCTCTTTAAGGACATTATGGTTGTACAAAGGTCTCCAGAATCATCTATTACATCCCCTCATTCTCCCAATGAGGAAATTAAAGCTCAGAGATGCCAAGGCATTTACCCAAGGGCACACCTGGTCCTGGGCCTACGACCCCTAGACAATACTCCTTCCACCTCTTTGCTATAGAGTCTCAGACTAGGGATCTCGGCTGGCTGAGAAATCAGGAAGGCTTCTTAGAGGAGGTGAGATTGGAGGTGGCCCTTGTAGGGTGGCACTAAGATGTCACTTgatatcctaattttttttttgccctgcCCACCATGTCTGTGCCTGTGCTGCCATGTCACACTAAGCAGagtaaaatgaaggaaggaagggatgaaAGGGGCAGGAAAGCGACTCCCAGGAGCTGAAAGGGCAATAGTATAGGTCCCTTCAGCACCTAGGGTATGTTGTGGGAAGCCCTTAGACCCCAGATGCTACCCTGTGCAGATAGGGATAAAACTCCACCTGTCCCAGCTCAGTGCTCTCCCTGGCTCCTCTGGCCTGCTTGCTGGGCAGGGCCCAAACCAGTTCAGGACTCCTTTTTCTCTGTGACCAATCAGTTAGGGTTCTCTGTTGACTGTGTCTCCTCCTCCTTGTTTTGTATACCCAGCTGGGTGAGAAGAAGGTCACAGCCCAGGCTTGCACGTGGTGGAGGAGCAGGGCCAGTAACTGGTTAGGCAGAGACCCCGCCCACCGCCCTCCGCTCCCACCCTAGCAGGGCCTGTGCCATCCCCAGGACACCAGAGACCACCAGGGGGCTGGAGAGGCTGCGGGAGAAACAGCCTTCCTGGACACACCCAGCTACGGCTCACTTCCCAGCCTGAGCTGTTCCTTAGGAATTGCTTTTCTGGGAAACACACCCTCTTCCAGACCTGCAGCCTTCCTTTctatgtggtttttggttttgctcTCTGGTGAgggtttctattttttcctggtaTACATGAATGGCATGCAGGAAAGTGGAATGAGGACATCATGACCACCACGCAAAGGCCATTGCTCTTAAGGTTTGATGTAAGCTCCCCACTCTCCACCCCCACTACCCCTCTGCCTCGGCCTGGGGTATGAGGTCTTGGTTTTGACAATCAGACAATATTAGCACACTGCTGTGTCTTCCACCTGCAATGGAGCACTGTAGGacgattttaaaaagcaaagtggCAGGctaggcgcggtgactcacgcctgtaatcccagcactttgggaggctgaggcgggtggattacctgaggtcgggagttcgagaccagcctgaccaacatggagaaacccccgtctctactaaaaatacaaaattagctgggcgtagtggtacatgcctgtaatcccagctacctgggaggctgaggcaggagaattgcttgaacctgggaggcagaggttgcagtgagccaagatcgtgccattgcactccagcctgggcaacaaaagtaagacttggtctcaaaaaaaaaaaaaaaaaaaaaaaattacaaagtggcTGAATACCAAGATCCTAGGAACTAGGTTCAGCCAAACTGGCTGTGTGTCCTGGTAGAATGCCCACCCTCTGTCTCTGGGCCTCCATGCCCATCTCTGTAGCATGAGGGATTCTCATGAAATAATTTCCAAGAGCCCTTCCCACACTAATACTCCAGGATTCTGTAAGGTTAATTTGGCAAGAATTCCAATGGCGGAAGAAAGATGGAGGGAGGAATATGTCCAGTCTAATAACCCTATGCTCAAGTCAGAGAGCCCCTGGGGCATTGTCCGAGAGGGCTACAGCCCTGGCCCCAGAACCTGAGTCCCTCTAACCTGGGTCAAACCCCTAAAAGCCACTCCAGCAAGAGACAGGCAAAGCCCGGGCTCTTGCTCCAGGCTGGCATTGCCTTGCCATGTGGCTGTAGACATCGTTTCACCTCTCgaggcctcagttttcccctctGCAAAAGACACAGTGGGGTAGGTTGGGCATTTTCTTCTTAACTACCAGGAGTCTTTCCTCCAGTAAAATTGTGATGGAAACCGGATGTCACACAAAGGGAAAGGAAACACTGGCATTTCTGGAGTGTTTGAAGCATGTGAAGTATTGTTTAAGGGCTTTGTAATCATTAATGTACTTTGTGCTCACATTAACCCCACAAAGTAGgtgctgttattatccccatttgacacatgaagaaactgaggccctgaggaGTTAAGCCACTTGTCCAAGGTAAAGAGTGGGAGCTGGGCTTCTGATAGGGAGTGGGCCTCAGTCATGAAACCACAAGACTTGTGTAGTTCCAACCCCCTGGGGACATCTCCAGGCACTTGACCCATGCTCTTCCAACATTCATGTATGCACGCCCACgtgtacacacacgtgcacacacacaaacgcacacgtgtgtgcacaaacacatgcatgcacacacaaacacatgcatgcacacacaaacacacacgcacatatacacacaccaacacaaacacacgtgcacacacacgtgtgcacacacacacaatgcacgcacacacacaaatgcacacacatgcatgcacactgtGGCTACTCCTCTGTAGCCTGCTGGCCAAACTCGGCTCAAGCCCCAAATCAAAGGTGACTGGCAAGATTGCGAGACAGATTTCTGGAGATGGGAAACTCTGCGTCATCAAATTGTCTCAGGGACGGAACACCCATCAGAGCCCTGGGGGAGAGAAGAGACACGGGGCGGCTGCCAATTTTGCTGACCTATGCTGCTGACTTTCCAGCAGCCCCCGACTCCTGTGGCCAGCTGAGCCCAGGTCCAAGCTGCCCCCTGCACAGGGCTTGTTCCCTGGAGGGCTATAAGCCACAGCATCCCCTCCAAGACAGCCAGTCCTGTGAACCTGCTCAATCCCTCACTATTCCTTGGAGCCTGTCCTGGGAGAAGGGAGAGTTCCCTGGACCCCTTCTTGGGACTTGCggtgacaggggtgtggctcacttGCTCAAATCCCTTGTGTGAGGGGAAGCATGCAAGCAAGTGGGTGCTGGGGCCGGGGCAAGCGCTTTTGGGCTCTGGCCCTACAGTACCGTCTAGGGATGTGTTACAATTAATGCTCTTTTAGCAGTTGCCATCCACTGATGGCTAAGTGTTAACCAACTCAGTGGAGAGTGAGGGTGACAGCCTTTTACACCCCGCCCTCTTGGTACCTGGGtccttgtctggcatccaggaagaatcaggtcacacggacttgaaggatggtgaatgcagaggttttattgagtgatggaggtggctcttagtggggtggggagctggaaaggggatggagtgggaaggtacTCTTCCAGATGGCTGAACTCTTCTCCAACTGTCCAGCTGCCTCTTCCACATTCAGacacttcttctcttctctccttctctgccatgctgctctgctcctctgccagtggagtttggggtttttatgggtatAGGATGGGGGGCATggtgggccagggtggttttgGCAAAAGCAACACTcaggtgggaaaacaggaatgtgAAGTTCTCATTTAGGGCCGTGGGCCCAGGCTTGTGGGTGGGGCTTTTGCCAGAGAACTGTCCTcctctacccagtatttccctgcctcctgtccatatcaccTGCACCAAGAACCTCACTGGGTGGGAGCCAATCCAGAGCCAGAGAAAGGACTTGACACTTGGCCTCAGGCAGACCCAGGCTTGAATCCTGGCCCTGCCTCTGATGAGCAGGGTGACCTGAACTGTCTCAGGTTGCCTCGCTGACTCTGCTTTCCCATCTGGAACATGGGAATAGCAACGCATCAGCCACTCAGTGCAGTGTTGAGGCTGGAACAGGCGGGGCACACTGTGAGCTCCAATTCCTTTTGCCTCCACCCAGCAATTATGTCTGctggggagaagaggagaaataAGGATCACACCCTGCCCTCTATCAGTCAGTCAACaaccatttattaaacacctactatgtgtcaggcacttgacagagaaatgaaataacacaAGCAACTCTTATAGCTATACCCTATAATAAATGTTATAGAAGCAGGAGGCGGGTAGAGGTGGAAGAGAACCTCCTGCTTGCAGGGGGATATcagtcagagaaacagaaccaataggagacaCAGATTAAGAGATGTATTgcaaggaattggcttatgtgattgtAGGGATGACTAGGCAAGTCAGAAGTCACTTGGGAATGCCAGAACACTCAGCCTTGGACCGAAGCTCCTGCCCGCAAGCcgaatttct encodes:
- the LOC117975890 gene encoding cyclin-dependent kinases regulatory subunit 1-like, whose protein sequence is MSHKQIHYSDRYDDDEFEYRHVMLPKDIAKLVPKTHLMSESEWRNLGIQQSQGWVHYMIHESEPHILLFRRPRPKKPKK